A region from the uncultured Sunxiuqinia sp. genome encodes:
- the pgeF gene encoding peptidoglycan editing factor PgeF produces the protein MRKIEMSGKEFYQFEIFDSNGLTNFCSTKIGWRRNGDTRFTGNLKDDYMPFRGELSSALKLSPGQLIFPRQNHGTGIQIVHKLNHLPDISETDALITNQPGICICVQTADCVPILLYDPVKAVIASVHAGWRGTVSQILVKTIQTMQANFNTNPSDISMGIGPSICQDNYEVGEDVIAQVKTQFVNHSDLLAPTKPGKAKLDLWEANKTLALKAGIFESQIEIMGLCSYQEQSLFYSARRDGADTGRMVSGIMLS, from the coding sequence ATGAGAAAAATAGAAATGAGTGGGAAAGAGTTTTATCAATTCGAAATTTTTGATTCGAATGGATTGACAAATTTCTGTAGTACAAAAATAGGCTGGAGACGAAATGGAGACACCAGATTCACTGGCAACTTGAAAGACGATTACATGCCTTTCAGAGGAGAATTATCCAGTGCCTTAAAGCTTTCACCAGGGCAGTTGATCTTTCCGAGACAAAATCATGGCACCGGCATTCAAATTGTACATAAACTTAATCATTTGCCTGATATTTCAGAAACCGATGCCTTGATCACCAACCAGCCGGGAATCTGCATTTGCGTGCAAACGGCTGACTGTGTTCCGATTTTATTGTACGACCCGGTTAAAGCAGTAATCGCCTCTGTCCATGCGGGTTGGAGAGGAACGGTTAGTCAGATTCTGGTGAAAACGATTCAAACCATGCAAGCCAATTTTAATACAAACCCCAGCGATATTTCAATGGGAATTGGGCCATCCATCTGTCAGGATAATTACGAAGTGGGAGAAGATGTGATTGCGCAGGTGAAAACACAATTTGTGAATCATTCTGATTTACTGGCACCAACAAAGCCTGGCAAAGCAAAACTTGATTTGTGGGAAGCTAATAAAACGCTGGCACTAAAAGCAGGTATTTTTGAGTCTCAAATTGAAATTATGGGACTGTGCTCATATCAGGAACAATCACTTTTCTACTCTGCCCGGCGCGATGGAGCAGATACCGGACGAATGGTTAGTGGAATCATGTTATCTTGA
- a CDS encoding queuosine precursor transporter, which translates to MQNELLWVVMLLANFLLIIGAYKLFGKGGLVMWIPISVIVANIQVIQTVELFGLVATLGNIVYASSFLVTDILSENYGKSDAKKAVWIGFFSLISMTLLMNLALYFLPLEGDEFASSTHESLSTIFKLMPRIAIASLAAYLVSQQHDIWAFHFWKKRFSSDRQLWLRNNLSTMVSQLLDSVVFTFIAFYGVFELSLLYEILITTYLLKWAVAAADTPFVYWAKHIHKNNRFVVK; encoded by the coding sequence ATGCAAAACGAACTACTTTGGGTGGTCATGTTGTTGGCTAATTTCCTACTGATTATTGGAGCTTACAAATTGTTTGGCAAAGGAGGATTGGTCATGTGGATTCCAATCTCGGTAATCGTTGCAAATATTCAGGTGATCCAAACAGTAGAATTATTTGGCTTGGTCGCTACCTTAGGAAATATTGTTTATGCCAGCTCTTTTTTAGTAACCGATATTTTATCCGAAAACTACGGAAAGTCCGATGCTAAAAAAGCGGTTTGGATTGGCTTTTTCAGTCTGATTTCGATGACTCTGCTGATGAATCTGGCACTTTACTTTTTACCGTTGGAGGGCGACGAGTTTGCATCATCCACTCATGAATCGCTGAGCACCATTTTTAAATTGATGCCACGAATTGCCATTGCCAGTCTGGCTGCTTATCTGGTTTCGCAGCAGCATGATATCTGGGCTTTTCATTTTTGGAAAAAACGGTTTTCTTCTGATCGACAATTGTGGCTGCGAAACAATTTGAGTACAATGGTTTCACAATTACTGGATAGCGTTGTTTTCACATTCATAGCCTTCTATGGCGTTTTTGAGCTTTCTTTGCTTTATGAGATTTTAATTACGACTTACCTGTTAAAGTGGGCTGTTGCCGCTGCCGACACCCCTTTTGTTTATTGGGCAAAGCATATTCATAAAAACAATCGGTTTGTGGTGAAGTAA